One segment of Asaia bogorensis NBRC 16594 DNA contains the following:
- a CDS encoding 2-hydroxyacid dehydrogenase: MKPHILLIEPMMPFVEAELEQGYVLHRWNGETLPSGVSIRGVVTGGGTGLPRKLMDALPDLEIITINGIGTDAVDLVEAARRNIAVTVTRDVLTDDVADLAMALLLSALRDLLPGDALVRQGLWGSKGLPLSRKVSGAKLGIVGMGQVGQAIARRAQAFSMPVSYFSRRDLSLPGIPFVADLKALAEASDVLVVAASGGAQSRHLISEDIIEAVGPEGLLVNVARGSVVDEEALVRALQDGRLGRAALDVFADEPHVPQALTTMSNVVLQPHRASATIETRTAMGRLVLDNLAAHFAGTPLLTPVFPATVPAPSAPVAAREAEPAT; the protein is encoded by the coding sequence GTGAAACCTCATATCCTTCTTATCGAGCCCATGATGCCATTTGTGGAAGCCGAGCTTGAGCAGGGCTACGTGCTTCATCGCTGGAATGGTGAGACGCTACCTTCGGGCGTATCGATACGCGGGGTGGTGACCGGCGGCGGTACGGGGCTGCCTCGCAAGCTGATGGACGCGCTGCCTGATCTGGAGATCATCACCATTAACGGTATCGGTACGGATGCGGTTGATCTGGTCGAGGCTGCGCGCCGCAATATCGCCGTGACCGTCACGCGTGATGTGCTGACCGACGATGTGGCCGATCTCGCGATGGCCCTTCTGCTGTCAGCCCTGCGGGACCTGTTGCCCGGCGATGCGCTGGTGCGACAAGGGCTATGGGGTAGCAAGGGATTGCCGCTATCGCGCAAGGTCAGCGGGGCGAAACTCGGCATTGTGGGCATGGGTCAGGTCGGGCAGGCCATCGCGCGGCGGGCGCAGGCCTTCTCCATGCCGGTTTCGTATTTCAGCCGCAGGGACCTCTCCCTGCCGGGGATTCCGTTCGTGGCTGACCTCAAGGCGCTTGCTGAAGCCAGCGACGTTCTGGTTGTTGCGGCCTCAGGCGGGGCGCAGTCCCGCCATCTGATCAGCGAGGATATTATCGAGGCTGTCGGGCCTGAGGGGCTTCTGGTGAACGTGGCGCGTGGCAGCGTGGTCGATGAGGAGGCTCTTGTCAGGGCGCTACAGGACGGGCGGCTTGGCCGCGCCGCGCTCGACGTGTTTGCTGATGAGCCGCATGTGCCGCAGGCGCTCACGACCATGAGTAACGTCGTGCTGCAACCGCACCGCGCCAGCGCCACCATCGAGACGCGTACCGCTATGGGGCGGCTCGTGCTGGATAATCTGGCGGCTCATTTCGCAGGTACCCCGTTACTGACGCCTGTGTTCCCTGCAACAGTTCCTGCGCCCTCGGCGCCTGTAGCGGCGCGCGAGGCCGAACCCGCAACCTAG
- a CDS encoding sugar phosphate isomerase/epimerase family protein: MSAPVENAPTPRSTATGNKSENRYNAKNWPIAAAMIQYPAILADGSSVQDQPTEGWAKAISEVSRAGFTEIDPTDSWLRVADLTPARRREFLALCTNAGLTIPAISTSRRSVIDPDPAKADAYLAYIHRVIDVAPEMGASEIAVGFATALNDAQKKALWFWTAQGHRDPEDKAVWQKAVSRIRELADHAASVGVTLSLEMYEDTYLGTADSSVRFIQDVDHPACGINADIGNLVRLHRPVEHWHSMMVKLAPYLRYWHVKNYLRTEDATTGMIVTAPAPMEQGVISYRAAIAMALEYGYSSPFLVEHYGGDGLSVAARNRDYLRQILPL, encoded by the coding sequence ATGTCCGCCCCGGTTGAGAACGCCCCCACCCCCCGATCCACAGCGACAGGCAATAAATCCGAAAACCGCTACAACGCAAAAAACTGGCCGATTGCTGCGGCCATGATCCAGTATCCCGCCATTCTGGCAGATGGCAGTTCGGTGCAGGATCAACCCACCGAGGGTTGGGCCAAGGCGATATCGGAGGTGTCCCGTGCAGGATTCACGGAAATCGACCCGACAGATAGCTGGCTGCGTGTGGCAGACCTGACGCCAGCACGCCGACGCGAGTTTCTGGCGCTCTGCACCAATGCCGGCCTGACGATCCCCGCAATCTCGACATCGCGACGCTCCGTGATTGATCCTGACCCGGCGAAGGCCGATGCCTATCTGGCCTATATCCATCGGGTGATCGATGTGGCGCCGGAGATGGGCGCAAGCGAAATCGCGGTTGGCTTCGCAACAGCGCTGAACGATGCCCAGAAGAAGGCGCTCTGGTTCTGGACCGCTCAGGGTCATCGTGACCCGGAAGATAAGGCTGTCTGGCAAAAGGCGGTTTCACGTATCCGCGAACTTGCCGACCATGCAGCAAGCGTGGGCGTGACACTCTCGCTCGAAATGTATGAGGACACCTATCTCGGAACGGCTGATTCCAGCGTTCGCTTCATTCAGGATGTCGATCACCCTGCCTGCGGGATCAATGCTGATATTGGCAACCTTGTACGGCTGCATCGTCCGGTCGAGCACTGGCACAGCATGATGGTGAAGCTCGCACCCTATCTGCGCTACTGGCATGTGAAGAACTACCTGCGTACCGAAGATGCGACGACCGGGATGATCGTTACCGCGCCAGCGCCGATGGAGCAGGGTGTGATCAGCTACCGGGCCGCCATCGCGATGGCGCTGGAATATGGGTACTCAAGCCCGTTTCTGGTCGAGCATTATGGCGGTGACGGCCTGAGTGTAGCGGCGCGCAACCGCGACTATCTGCGCCAGATCCTGCCGCTCTAG
- a CDS encoding carbohydrate porin, which yields MKTSFLLRTAPVARSMNPLVRRAGLLPAGLGCGLLCLALTQNAWAQYRGPISETAPLFALDTPTSYANTAFTPPVESMVLPWERLIKRLNRKGIGIVADYTSESAMVLNAGHAGDTGYAHQIGVELDLDWSRLVGWRGFITHAVIVNRAGHNLASDLGERSLNGFQEIYGGGGNVGVHLVYVYGTQDLLHNRMQIALGKMPVNIDFANSPLFCTFMNKSNCGIPKSLTRTAAGYGTYPGSTWGTRVRYWPLHGIYVQSGLYGVNPYLNSNQYDRTGFRMGTELYTGVYVPTEIGLIPSFGKSQLVGHYKFGVAYDSSNYRDLYYDNNMNAAAATGQPYRWTNGKTQIWLQGDQMLIRNGHGPLQGLYALAGATKSEGQNSVYDWQVYAGIVDRGIIPSRPKDTFGLEWSETFASRQLVASQWIRYRRGLSLPGSATYPQSHLMTFEATYSIHAFRGLSIQPDYQHIWRTNLQADKPQVDAIGLKIHAVL from the coding sequence ATGAAAACGAGTTTCTTGCTAAGGACCGCGCCAGTCGCGCGGTCAATGAACCCGCTCGTCCGTCGCGCGGGGCTCCTCCCGGCGGGTCTGGGGTGCGGCCTCCTATGCCTCGCGCTGACCCAGAATGCCTGGGCGCAGTATCGCGGGCCGATCTCCGAAACCGCGCCGCTTTTTGCCCTTGATACACCGACTTCCTACGCCAATACGGCGTTTACGCCCCCGGTCGAAAGCATGGTTCTGCCGTGGGAGCGGCTGATCAAGCGCCTCAATCGCAAGGGCATTGGCATTGTGGCTGACTATACCAGCGAAAGTGCCATGGTGCTCAATGCCGGTCATGCAGGCGACACGGGCTACGCCCATCAGATCGGCGTTGAGCTTGATCTTGACTGGTCCAGACTTGTGGGCTGGCGAGGGTTCATTACCCATGCGGTCATCGTCAATCGTGCCGGGCATAATCTGGCGTCCGATCTGGGTGAACGCTCGTTGAACGGGTTTCAGGAAATCTATGGCGGCGGCGGCAATGTCGGGGTGCATCTTGTCTATGTCTATGGCACGCAGGATCTGCTGCATAACCGCATGCAGATTGCGCTGGGCAAGATGCCCGTCAATATCGACTTCGCCAATTCGCCCCTGTTCTGCACCTTCATGAACAAATCCAATTGCGGCATCCCGAAATCGCTGACGCGCACAGCCGCGGGCTATGGCACCTATCCGGGCTCGACCTGGGGAACGCGTGTGCGTTACTGGCCGCTGCACGGCATTTATGTCCAGTCGGGGTTATACGGCGTCAATCCGTATCTCAATTCCAACCAGTATGACCGCACGGGTTTCAGGATGGGTACAGAGCTCTATACCGGCGTTTATGTGCCCACAGAGATCGGTCTGATCCCGTCCTTCGGCAAAAGCCAGCTTGTCGGGCATTACAAGTTTGGTGTGGCCTATGATTCCTCGAATTATCGCGATCTCTATTACGACAACAATATGAATGCCGCTGCCGCAACGGGTCAGCCGTATCGCTGGACCAATGGCAAGACGCAGATCTGGCTGCAAGGTGACCAGATGCTGATACGCAATGGCCATGGCCCGTTGCAGGGGCTCTATGCGCTCGCGGGTGCGACGAAAAGCGAGGGCCAGAACAGTGTGTATGACTGGCAGGTCTATGCCGGGATTGTCGATCGCGGGATCATTCCGTCACGTCCGAAAGATACGTTTGGCCTCGAGTGGTCAGAGACCTTCGCCAGTCGCCAGCTTGTGGCGTCACAATGGATACGATACCGGCGCGGACTTTCCCTGCCGGGTTCTGCCACCTACCCGCAAAGCCATCTGATGACGTTCGAGGCGACCTACAGCATTCATGCTTTCCGTGGGCTTTCGATCCAGCCTGACTATCAGCATATCTGGCGCACCAATCTGCAGGCGGACAAACCGCAGGTCGATGCAATCGGCCTCAAGATTCATGCCGTGCTCTGA
- a CDS encoding LysR family transcriptional regulator, protein MMDALIFRLKFRQLLLLQQISLEPSLNRAARSLNLSQPTASKLLQDMEDDLGAQLFERHSHGLTPTDAGRVAIRHAEKILADLGRLREDLQAVKRGLTGTVSIGAIGAALHEIVTPVLASTTRSHPEISLTLRVTTSDDLMPLLQSGRIDIALGRPMKGIGHDLLTIEEISDEPLLVVAGCDNILFQAEALDLDALIQQRWIVQMQPSPLRRAFEGIFTMARLPMPRRLTELSSVLATIDLLTQSDMVSVLPRSLFRMFKNTGMIGELPVSLPDIIGPYHLIRMRDRALSPAAQFVWEALRERAIGKADSGIG, encoded by the coding sequence ATGATGGACGCGCTTATATTCAGGCTGAAATTCAGGCAGCTCCTGCTTCTGCAGCAGATCAGCCTTGAGCCGTCGCTCAACCGTGCGGCGCGCTCACTCAACCTGTCGCAGCCAACCGCATCGAAACTGTTGCAGGATATGGAAGACGACCTCGGCGCACAGCTCTTTGAGCGGCATTCCCACGGTCTGACTCCGACTGACGCCGGACGGGTTGCGATACGTCACGCCGAAAAAATTCTGGCTGATCTCGGGCGCCTGCGTGAGGATCTCCAGGCCGTCAAACGCGGGCTGACAGGGACTGTCAGTATTGGCGCGATTGGCGCCGCACTCCATGAGATTGTGACCCCGGTTCTGGCGTCAACAACGCGCAGCCACCCCGAGATCAGTCTTACCCTCAGGGTGACCACCAGCGATGATCTCATGCCCCTTTTGCAATCGGGGCGGATCGATATCGCCTTAGGTCGCCCAATGAAGGGCATCGGCCATGATCTCCTTACCATTGAGGAGATATCCGATGAGCCGCTCCTGGTAGTTGCCGGGTGCGACAATATCCTGTTCCAGGCGGAGGCGCTCGACCTTGATGCGCTGATACAGCAGCGATGGATCGTGCAGATGCAGCCCAGCCCGCTCCGTCGTGCCTTCGAGGGAATATTCACGATGGCGCGATTACCCATGCCCCGGCGCCTGACCGAACTTTCCTCCGTTCTCGCGACGATCGACCTGCTCACGCAATCCGACATGGTCTCGGTCCTGCCCCGCTCGCTTTTCAGGATGTTTAAGAACACGGGCATGATTGGCGAATTGCCGGTTTCGCTGCCTGATATCATCGGGCCCTATCACCTCATTCGGATGCGAGACCGTGCCCTGTCACCCGCAGCACAGTTCGTGTGGGAGGCTTTGCGGGAGCGGGCTATCGGAAAAGCCGATAGCGGCATCGGATAA